The following are encoded in a window of Lates calcarifer isolate ASB-BC8 linkage group LG20, TLL_Latcal_v3, whole genome shotgun sequence genomic DNA:
- the shroom1 gene encoding protein Shroom3 isoform X2 — protein sequence MDTYNFHFERMSNVDLHPLSLPVSRLSPAKSNSSIVDQLTHHQHGKGDSAYSSFSGGSTAPDYPSPFLPDDLQSSSFSHYADLKYVRSIYHPTQVLQSDSKTMDQLYRSVEAISQHYRNSASTNANHHNHNGNDSFHTNNKALSKQEVPMGAPSQSAYPPVHPPPVPARLDSFIATKNLENSRVHHHGTDFQPQQPQPQQQPRPFNRLHPQHHGVNARSPEKANPDTGFNSEPVYSVWRGSQQQQPQAQQPSSYRTHLQPHDQTRVPLNQEYLYITDNKAASELQKSTNILSRSPPRGTSQPEHLKSRQLSTSGGCNGDHYNKSSGSHFESKGKRAHSAHDWVGSEPPRAASPWNAGQSFINSSIQHKGQFYFVTGVCKLSDSGVRTYSASVCGSDAGSESSSVVERPRMTEKERRHSTMDHLFRPLQESSRSSSGTIPDESEVFTSSRSQDQENHRPSLIATQSSRSFDALEEIDIIQSREISRHTANNPIFYCGPDRNCPQTKEVASLTSNEQPNHHKREEQGKRGKRQPLGDVASERINKETTPLLYHLTEANRVVLQPKKDADFSIKGKEAILNKTGHGDVVVNDNERLSQGDMSKSDRGDIISVACNTLDDSFKKYYKEKLKDAQSKVLRETSFKRRDLQLSWPHRIRQKPELRPSVIHSFTPSQDSETSTETLTPSVTSEETERGSIKEEVRENQKELGKETEKENGRPANVAQPQVARIGGRKRLTPEQKKMCYSEPEKLNQLGSTPSHSTCRSFGNESENPFAAECEKEEREQQGEQGLVAARRKIFETRGRALSASSASKTNLKHLQHKALVEYMERKTGQKVAEPQQPVPQLPPPPRQRHSLGEKPFDWGPRPLSGNHDSKNTKRKLHRPHSAGRILDSSTSSIRYAQFFSAQSCSSQSSQPRWRESQGPSQGKSVSVESLLDQSEPPSFFRNRSTSTPHAFQAQDYKKDPLPVNTMETWSPQKNSSKDSLVKPVSEGRQHVRVVAQRGKSMEELGASKLTRPSALSKSSEQLDQLWRCSTGPGGPEGDQKSVSFIAEVREAQGQERGRKKQYLMEQVGKEPEIVGQKSTQGQIQNQTQKKPSLKQNSEPGEDATVGMRNSSRSTSPASSSSSRARLRSRSPGSHGPVTDEFKSSRPPSETSSNPPSPRGLESSEREIKSTLSTPPQTKLPCENRPCFRARTSPSVTGSEREQSVDEPSDDALLPDSNHEVSLSCGVTTDPSLWILQPEEEIKEEGQNPPLTDSVFDDESACPAPQTQTSETSVSPRTSVSNTDITQRVEEEKNPETEDETSGEDHELEERGAPEGETESLEGPSERPQWEELVEAVVKTDQSLARVLYPLANRKTALMLMEQLLSEDTLLMEEHYKKKQEQKGAAQSPEAVEGAEPSPCLPAPDTLKPQYTDLQSKTDVTEKKRLLVSYIEERLHSLEEMRGTLQTEIQENVACGEALEVLVRERCLPVELERYNLFIGDLERVVSLLLCLSARLARVQNALSTVDQHTDAEEKQSLDSRHRLLCKQREDAKDLKDNLDRRENVVSTFLSRQLSAEQLQDYRRFVQTKASLLIRQKDLEEKQRLGEEQLEALSNSLNL from the exons GTCCAACAGCAGCATCGTCGACCAACTCACTCACCACCAACACGGCAAAGGAGACTCCGCCTATAGCTCCTTCTCTGGTGGGTCCACTGCCCCAGACTACCCCTCACCCTTCCTCCCAGATGACCTACAGTCCAGCTCCTTCAGCCACTATGCTGATCTTAAGTACGTAAGGTCCATTTACCATCCCACCCAGGTTCTGCAGTCTGATTCAAAGACCATGGACCAGCTCTATCGCTCTGTGGAAGCGATCTCTCAGCACTATCGCAACAGTGCCAGCACCAATGCAAACCACCACAACCACAATGGCAATGACAGTTTCCATACCAACAACAAAGCACTCTCTAAACAAGAGGTGCCTATGGGGGCTCCATCCCAAAGTGCTTACCCTCCTGTCCATCCTCCTCCAGTCCCAGCAAGGTTGGATAGTTTCATAGCCACAAAAAACCTGGAGAACAGCAGGGTCCACCACCACGGTACTGACTTTCAACCCCAGCAGCCGCAGCCTCAACAACAGCCCAGACCCTTCAATCGACTCCATCCACAGCACCATGGTGTGAATGCCCGGAGCCCTGAGAAGGCTAACCCAGATACGGGCTTCAATTCTGAGCCAGTGTATTCAGTTTGGAGGGGCTCTCAACAGCAGCAACCACAGGCCCAGCAGCCATCTAGCTACCGCACTCACCTACAGCCTCATGATCAGACCAGGGTGCCGCTGAACCAAGAATACCTATACATCACGGATAACAAAGCtgcctctgagctgcagaaatCTACAAACATCCTAAGCAGATCACCTCCCAGAGGCACAAGCCAGCCCGAGCACCTGAAATCTAGACAGCTCTCAACCAGCGGTGGATGTAATGGAGATCATTACAACAAGTCCAGTGGTAGCCATTTTGAGAGCAAGGGCAAAAGGGCACACTCAGCTCACGATTGGGTCGGGTCAGAGCCGCCCCGAGCTGCCAGCCCCTGGAATGCTGGTCAGAGTTTTATCAACAGCAGCATCCAGCATAAGGGTCAGTTCTACTTTGTCACGGGAGTGTGTAAGCTGTCTGACTCTGGCGTGAGGACGTATTCTGCATCTGTTTGTGGGTCTGACGCCGGGAGTGAGAGCTCCTCTGTGGTGGAGAGGCCCCgtatgacagaaaaagaaagaagacacAGCACAATGGATCATTTGTTTCGACCTCTTCAGGAGAGTTCTCGCAGTTCCAGCGGTACGATTCCAGATGAGAGCGAGGTTTTCACTTCCTCCAGGAGTCAGGATCAAGAGAATCACAGACCGTCCCTCATTGCGACACAGTCCTCGCGAAGCTTCGATGCCTTAGAGGAAATCGACATTATCCAGAGTCGAGAGATCAGCCGCCACACTGCCAACAACCCTATATTCTACTGTGGACCTGACAGAAACTGCCCTCAAACAAAGGAGGTCGCCTCACTAACAAGCAATGAACAGCCCAACCACCacaagagagaggagcagggaaaaagggggaaacGGCAGCCTTTGGGGGATGTAGCTAGTGAGAGgataaacaaagaaacaaccCCGCTTCTCTATCACCTCACTGAAGCCAACAGGGTGGTGTTACAGCCCAAAAAGGATGCTGATTTTAGTATAAAAGGCAAAGAGGCAATCCTAAACAAAACAGGTCATGGAGATGTGGTAGTAAACGACAATGAGAGACTTTCTCAAGGTGACATGAGCAAGAGCGACAGAGGGGACATCATCTCTGTTGCCTGTAACACACTGGATGACTCATTTAAAAAGTACTATAAGGAGAAGCTGAAGGATGCCCAGTCTAAAGTCCTGCGGgaaacttcatttaaaaggAGGGACCTGCAGCTGTCATGGCCGCACCGTATTAGGCAAAAACCTGAGCTGAGGCCTTCAGTGATTCACTCTTTTACCCCATCACAGGACTCTGAGACTTCCACAGAAACACTCACTCCGTCTGTGAcctctgaggagacagagagggggagcaTAAAGGAAGAGGTGAGGGAGAATCAGAAAGAGTTGGGCAAAGAGACTGAAAAGGAAAACGGGAGACCAGCAAATGTGGCTCAGCCCCAGGTTGCACGCATTGGAGGCAGGAAGCGATTGACTCCAGAGCAGAAGAAGATGTGCTACTCTGAACCCGAGAAACTCAACCAGCTCGGCAGCACCCCCAGCCACTCCACTTGCCGCTCCTTCGGAAATGAAAGCGAAAACCCATTTGCAGCCGAATGCGAAAAAGAGGAACGTGAGCAGCAAGGAGAGCAGGGACTGGTCGCAGCACGGAGGAAGATATTTGAGACAAGAGGTCGAGCCCTTTCAGCTTCTAGCGCCTCAAAGACGAACCTAAAACATCTGCAACACAAGGCCCTGGTGGAGTACATGGAGCGTAAAACAGGCCAGAAAGTGGCTGAGCCACAGCAACCTGTGCCTCAGTTACCACCCCCACCCAGACAGAGGCACTCTCTGGGGGAGAAACCATTTGACTGGGGTCCCAGGCCTCTATCAGGAAATCATGACAGCAAAAATACCAAGAGGAAGCTCCACAGACCCCATTCTGCAGGCCGCATCCTTGactcctccaccagctccatcag GTATGCACAGTTCTTCTCAGCACAGTCTTGTTCCAGCCAGTCAAGTCAGCCCAGATGGAGGGAGAGCCAAGGTCCATCTCAGGGGAAGTCTGTCTCAGTGGAGAGTCTCTTGGACCAGTCAGAACCACCTAGTTTCTTCAGGAACAGATCCACATCCACGCCACATGCATTTCAG GCACAAGACTACAAGAAGGATCCATTACCAGTTAACACTATGGAAACCTGGAG TCCCCAGAAAAATTCCTCCAAGGATTCCTTGGTAAAGCCAGTCTCCGAGGGCCGGCAGCATGTCCGTGTGGTTGCACAGAGGGGGAAGTCCATGGAGGAGCTTGGGGCTTCAAAATTAACAAGACCATCAGCCTTGAGTAAAAGTTCTGAGCAGCTGGATCAACTGTGGAGATGTTCGACTGGACCTGGAGGACCGGAGGGAGACCAGAAGAGTGTTTCGTTCATTGCCGAAGTCAGAGAAGCCCAGGGacaggaaagagggaggaagaaacaGTATCTAATGGAGCAAGTGGGAAAAGAGCCAGAGATTGTTGGTCAGAAGAGCACTCAGGGACAGATACAAAACCAAACCCAGAAAAAGCCCTCGTTGAAGCAGAACTCAGAACCAGGGGAGGATGCGACAGTAGGAATGAGGAATTCCAGTAGGTCCACTTCCCCggcttcttcctcctcttcccgAGCCAGGCTTCGCTCTCGATCTCCTGGATCTCACGGCCCTGTCACAGATGAGTTCAAGTCTAGCAGACCACCCAGTGAGACTTCATCAAACCCACCTTCCCCCAGAGGTCTGGAGAGCAGTGAGAGGGAGATCAAATCCACATTGTCCACTCCTCCTCAGACAAAGCTTCCCTGTGAAAACAGGCCCTGCTTCAG AGCGAGGACTTCTCCTTCTGTGACTggatcagagagagagcagtcagTGGATGAACCGAGCGATGACGCCCTACTGCCTGATTCAAACCATGAAGTGTCTTTGAGCTGCGGCGTCACAACAGATCCATCACTGTGGATTCTCCAACCAGAAGAAGAGATCAAAGAGGAAGGCCAGAATCCACCATTGACAGACAGCGTTTTTGATGACGAGTCCGCCTGCCCAGCCCCTCAGACGCAGACAAGCGAAACCTCTGTGTCTCCCCGCACCTCAGTCTCCAACACGGACATCACTCAgcgggtggaggaggagaaaaatcCTGAAACGGAAGATGAGACGTCAGGAGAAGACCACGAGTTGGAGGAGAGGGGCGCACCAGAGGGAGAGACGGAGAGCCTGGAGGGCCCCAGTGAGAGACCACAGTGGGAGGAGCTTGTGGAAGCAGTGGTCAAGACCGACCAATCGCTGGCCAGAGTGCTCTACCCGCTGGCCAATCGGAAGACGGCGCTGATGCTGATGGAGCAGCTGCTGTCGGAGGACACGCTGCTGATGGAGGAGCACTACAAGAAGAAACAGGAGCAGAAAGGAGCTGCACAAAg TCCTGAAGCGGTTGAAGGGGCCGAACCATCTCCTTGTCTTCCTGCTCCTGACACCCTTAAACCTCAGTATACAGACCTTCAGAGCAAAACGGATGTCACTGAGAAGAAG CGATTGTTAGTGTCCTATATCGAAGAGCGTCTGCATTCGCTGGAAGAGATGCGTGGCACCCTCCAGACAGAGATTCAGGAGAATGTGGCCTGCGGGGAGGCACTGGAGGTACTGGTGCGTGAGCGCTGTCTGCCCGTGGAGCTGGAGAGGTACAACCTGTTCATAGGAGACCTGGAGAGGGTggtcagtctgctgctgtgcCTCTCTGCCCGGCTGGCCAGGGTGCAGAACGCCCTGAGCACTGTGGACCAGCACACTGATGCTGAGGAGAAG CAATCTCTGGACAGCCGCCACCGTCTGCTCTGCAAACAGAGGGAGGACGCCAAAGATCTGAAGGATAACCTGGACCGGAGAGAGAACGTGGTCTCCACCTTCCTGTCGCGCCAGCTGTCCGCCGAGCAGCTGCAGGACTACCGGCGCTTCGTCCAGACCAAGGCCTCGCTGCTCATCAGGCAGAAGGAcctggaggagaagcagaggctgggagaggagcagctggaggcaCTTTCCAATAGTCTAAATCTGTga
- the shroom1 gene encoding protein Shroom3 isoform X1 has product MDTYNFHFERMSNVDLHPLSLPVSRLSPAKSNSSIVDQLTHHQHGKGDSAYSSFSGGSTAPDYPSPFLPDDLQSSSFSHYADLKYVRSIYHPTQVLQSDSKTMDQLYRSVEAISQHYRNSASTNANHHNHNGNDSFHTNNKALSKQEVPMGAPSQSAYPPVHPPPVPARLDSFIATKNLENSRVHHHGTDFQPQQPQPQQQPRPFNRLHPQHHGVNARSPEKANPDTGFNSEPVYSVWRGSQQQQPQAQQPSSYRTHLQPHDQTRVPLNQEYLYITDNKAASELQKSTNILSRSPPRGTSQPEHLKSRQLSTSGGCNGDHYNKSSGSHFESKGKRAHSAHDWVGSEPPRAASPWNAGQSFINSSIQHKGQFYFVTGVCKLSDSGVRTYSASVCGSDAGSESSSVVERPRMTEKERRHSTMDHLFRPLQESSRSSSGTIPDESEVFTSSRSQDQENHRPSLIATQSSRSFDALEEIDIIQSREISRHTANNPIFYCGPDRNCPQTKEVASLTSNEQPNHHKREEQGKRGKRQPLGDVASERINKETTPLLYHLTEANRVVLQPKKDADFSIKGKEAILNKTGHGDVVVNDNERLSQGDMSKSDRGDIISVACNTLDDSFKKYYKEKLKDAQSKVLRETSFKRRDLQLSWPHRIRQKPELRPSVIHSFTPSQDSETSTETLTPSVTSEETERGSIKEEVRENQKELGKETEKENGRPANVAQPQVARIGGRKRLTPEQKKMCYSEPEKLNQLGSTPSHSTCRSFGNESENPFAAECEKEEREQQGEQGLVAARRKIFETRGRALSASSASKTNLKHLQHKALVEYMERKTGQKVAEPQQPVPQLPPPPRQRHSLGEKPFDWGPRPLSGNHDSKNTKRKLHRPHSAGRILDSSTSSIRYAQFFSAQSCSSQSSQPRWRESQGPSQGKSVSVESLLDQSEPPSFFRNRSTSTPHAFQAQDYKKDPLPVNTMETWSPQKNSSKDSLVKPVSEGRQHVRVVAQRGKSMEELGASKLTRPSALSKSSEQLDQLWRCSTGPGGPEGDQKSVSFIAEVREAQGQERGRKKQYLMEQVGKEPEIVGQKSTQGQIQNQTQKKPSLKQNSEPGEDATVGMRNSSRSTSPASSSSSRARLRSRSPGSHGPVTDEFKSSRPPSETSSNPPSPRGLESSEREIKSTLSTPPQTKLPCENRPCFSRARTSPSVTGSEREQSVDEPSDDALLPDSNHEVSLSCGVTTDPSLWILQPEEEIKEEGQNPPLTDSVFDDESACPAPQTQTSETSVSPRTSVSNTDITQRVEEEKNPETEDETSGEDHELEERGAPEGETESLEGPSERPQWEELVEAVVKTDQSLARVLYPLANRKTALMLMEQLLSEDTLLMEEHYKKKQEQKGAAQSPEAVEGAEPSPCLPAPDTLKPQYTDLQSKTDVTEKKRLLVSYIEERLHSLEEMRGTLQTEIQENVACGEALEVLVRERCLPVELERYNLFIGDLERVVSLLLCLSARLARVQNALSTVDQHTDAEEKQSLDSRHRLLCKQREDAKDLKDNLDRRENVVSTFLSRQLSAEQLQDYRRFVQTKASLLIRQKDLEEKQRLGEEQLEALSNSLNL; this is encoded by the exons GTCCAACAGCAGCATCGTCGACCAACTCACTCACCACCAACACGGCAAAGGAGACTCCGCCTATAGCTCCTTCTCTGGTGGGTCCACTGCCCCAGACTACCCCTCACCCTTCCTCCCAGATGACCTACAGTCCAGCTCCTTCAGCCACTATGCTGATCTTAAGTACGTAAGGTCCATTTACCATCCCACCCAGGTTCTGCAGTCTGATTCAAAGACCATGGACCAGCTCTATCGCTCTGTGGAAGCGATCTCTCAGCACTATCGCAACAGTGCCAGCACCAATGCAAACCACCACAACCACAATGGCAATGACAGTTTCCATACCAACAACAAAGCACTCTCTAAACAAGAGGTGCCTATGGGGGCTCCATCCCAAAGTGCTTACCCTCCTGTCCATCCTCCTCCAGTCCCAGCAAGGTTGGATAGTTTCATAGCCACAAAAAACCTGGAGAACAGCAGGGTCCACCACCACGGTACTGACTTTCAACCCCAGCAGCCGCAGCCTCAACAACAGCCCAGACCCTTCAATCGACTCCATCCACAGCACCATGGTGTGAATGCCCGGAGCCCTGAGAAGGCTAACCCAGATACGGGCTTCAATTCTGAGCCAGTGTATTCAGTTTGGAGGGGCTCTCAACAGCAGCAACCACAGGCCCAGCAGCCATCTAGCTACCGCACTCACCTACAGCCTCATGATCAGACCAGGGTGCCGCTGAACCAAGAATACCTATACATCACGGATAACAAAGCtgcctctgagctgcagaaatCTACAAACATCCTAAGCAGATCACCTCCCAGAGGCACAAGCCAGCCCGAGCACCTGAAATCTAGACAGCTCTCAACCAGCGGTGGATGTAATGGAGATCATTACAACAAGTCCAGTGGTAGCCATTTTGAGAGCAAGGGCAAAAGGGCACACTCAGCTCACGATTGGGTCGGGTCAGAGCCGCCCCGAGCTGCCAGCCCCTGGAATGCTGGTCAGAGTTTTATCAACAGCAGCATCCAGCATAAGGGTCAGTTCTACTTTGTCACGGGAGTGTGTAAGCTGTCTGACTCTGGCGTGAGGACGTATTCTGCATCTGTTTGTGGGTCTGACGCCGGGAGTGAGAGCTCCTCTGTGGTGGAGAGGCCCCgtatgacagaaaaagaaagaagacacAGCACAATGGATCATTTGTTTCGACCTCTTCAGGAGAGTTCTCGCAGTTCCAGCGGTACGATTCCAGATGAGAGCGAGGTTTTCACTTCCTCCAGGAGTCAGGATCAAGAGAATCACAGACCGTCCCTCATTGCGACACAGTCCTCGCGAAGCTTCGATGCCTTAGAGGAAATCGACATTATCCAGAGTCGAGAGATCAGCCGCCACACTGCCAACAACCCTATATTCTACTGTGGACCTGACAGAAACTGCCCTCAAACAAAGGAGGTCGCCTCACTAACAAGCAATGAACAGCCCAACCACCacaagagagaggagcagggaaaaagggggaaacGGCAGCCTTTGGGGGATGTAGCTAGTGAGAGgataaacaaagaaacaaccCCGCTTCTCTATCACCTCACTGAAGCCAACAGGGTGGTGTTACAGCCCAAAAAGGATGCTGATTTTAGTATAAAAGGCAAAGAGGCAATCCTAAACAAAACAGGTCATGGAGATGTGGTAGTAAACGACAATGAGAGACTTTCTCAAGGTGACATGAGCAAGAGCGACAGAGGGGACATCATCTCTGTTGCCTGTAACACACTGGATGACTCATTTAAAAAGTACTATAAGGAGAAGCTGAAGGATGCCCAGTCTAAAGTCCTGCGGgaaacttcatttaaaaggAGGGACCTGCAGCTGTCATGGCCGCACCGTATTAGGCAAAAACCTGAGCTGAGGCCTTCAGTGATTCACTCTTTTACCCCATCACAGGACTCTGAGACTTCCACAGAAACACTCACTCCGTCTGTGAcctctgaggagacagagagggggagcaTAAAGGAAGAGGTGAGGGAGAATCAGAAAGAGTTGGGCAAAGAGACTGAAAAGGAAAACGGGAGACCAGCAAATGTGGCTCAGCCCCAGGTTGCACGCATTGGAGGCAGGAAGCGATTGACTCCAGAGCAGAAGAAGATGTGCTACTCTGAACCCGAGAAACTCAACCAGCTCGGCAGCACCCCCAGCCACTCCACTTGCCGCTCCTTCGGAAATGAAAGCGAAAACCCATTTGCAGCCGAATGCGAAAAAGAGGAACGTGAGCAGCAAGGAGAGCAGGGACTGGTCGCAGCACGGAGGAAGATATTTGAGACAAGAGGTCGAGCCCTTTCAGCTTCTAGCGCCTCAAAGACGAACCTAAAACATCTGCAACACAAGGCCCTGGTGGAGTACATGGAGCGTAAAACAGGCCAGAAAGTGGCTGAGCCACAGCAACCTGTGCCTCAGTTACCACCCCCACCCAGACAGAGGCACTCTCTGGGGGAGAAACCATTTGACTGGGGTCCCAGGCCTCTATCAGGAAATCATGACAGCAAAAATACCAAGAGGAAGCTCCACAGACCCCATTCTGCAGGCCGCATCCTTGactcctccaccagctccatcag GTATGCACAGTTCTTCTCAGCACAGTCTTGTTCCAGCCAGTCAAGTCAGCCCAGATGGAGGGAGAGCCAAGGTCCATCTCAGGGGAAGTCTGTCTCAGTGGAGAGTCTCTTGGACCAGTCAGAACCACCTAGTTTCTTCAGGAACAGATCCACATCCACGCCACATGCATTTCAG GCACAAGACTACAAGAAGGATCCATTACCAGTTAACACTATGGAAACCTGGAG TCCCCAGAAAAATTCCTCCAAGGATTCCTTGGTAAAGCCAGTCTCCGAGGGCCGGCAGCATGTCCGTGTGGTTGCACAGAGGGGGAAGTCCATGGAGGAGCTTGGGGCTTCAAAATTAACAAGACCATCAGCCTTGAGTAAAAGTTCTGAGCAGCTGGATCAACTGTGGAGATGTTCGACTGGACCTGGAGGACCGGAGGGAGACCAGAAGAGTGTTTCGTTCATTGCCGAAGTCAGAGAAGCCCAGGGacaggaaagagggaggaagaaacaGTATCTAATGGAGCAAGTGGGAAAAGAGCCAGAGATTGTTGGTCAGAAGAGCACTCAGGGACAGATACAAAACCAAACCCAGAAAAAGCCCTCGTTGAAGCAGAACTCAGAACCAGGGGAGGATGCGACAGTAGGAATGAGGAATTCCAGTAGGTCCACTTCCCCggcttcttcctcctcttcccgAGCCAGGCTTCGCTCTCGATCTCCTGGATCTCACGGCCCTGTCACAGATGAGTTCAAGTCTAGCAGACCACCCAGTGAGACTTCATCAAACCCACCTTCCCCCAGAGGTCTGGAGAGCAGTGAGAGGGAGATCAAATCCACATTGTCCACTCCTCCTCAGACAAAGCTTCCCTGTGAAAACAGGCCCTGCTTCAG TAGAGCGAGGACTTCTCCTTCTGTGACTggatcagagagagagcagtcagTGGATGAACCGAGCGATGACGCCCTACTGCCTGATTCAAACCATGAAGTGTCTTTGAGCTGCGGCGTCACAACAGATCCATCACTGTGGATTCTCCAACCAGAAGAAGAGATCAAAGAGGAAGGCCAGAATCCACCATTGACAGACAGCGTTTTTGATGACGAGTCCGCCTGCCCAGCCCCTCAGACGCAGACAAGCGAAACCTCTGTGTCTCCCCGCACCTCAGTCTCCAACACGGACATCACTCAgcgggtggaggaggagaaaaatcCTGAAACGGAAGATGAGACGTCAGGAGAAGACCACGAGTTGGAGGAGAGGGGCGCACCAGAGGGAGAGACGGAGAGCCTGGAGGGCCCCAGTGAGAGACCACAGTGGGAGGAGCTTGTGGAAGCAGTGGTCAAGACCGACCAATCGCTGGCCAGAGTGCTCTACCCGCTGGCCAATCGGAAGACGGCGCTGATGCTGATGGAGCAGCTGCTGTCGGAGGACACGCTGCTGATGGAGGAGCACTACAAGAAGAAACAGGAGCAGAAAGGAGCTGCACAAAg TCCTGAAGCGGTTGAAGGGGCCGAACCATCTCCTTGTCTTCCTGCTCCTGACACCCTTAAACCTCAGTATACAGACCTTCAGAGCAAAACGGATGTCACTGAGAAGAAG CGATTGTTAGTGTCCTATATCGAAGAGCGTCTGCATTCGCTGGAAGAGATGCGTGGCACCCTCCAGACAGAGATTCAGGAGAATGTGGCCTGCGGGGAGGCACTGGAGGTACTGGTGCGTGAGCGCTGTCTGCCCGTGGAGCTGGAGAGGTACAACCTGTTCATAGGAGACCTGGAGAGGGTggtcagtctgctgctgtgcCTCTCTGCCCGGCTGGCCAGGGTGCAGAACGCCCTGAGCACTGTGGACCAGCACACTGATGCTGAGGAGAAG CAATCTCTGGACAGCCGCCACCGTCTGCTCTGCAAACAGAGGGAGGACGCCAAAGATCTGAAGGATAACCTGGACCGGAGAGAGAACGTGGTCTCCACCTTCCTGTCGCGCCAGCTGTCCGCCGAGCAGCTGCAGGACTACCGGCGCTTCGTCCAGACCAAGGCCTCGCTGCTCATCAGGCAGAAGGAcctggaggagaagcagaggctgggagaggagcagctggaggcaCTTTCCAATAGTCTAAATCTGTga